A single window of Methylocella tundrae DNA harbors:
- a CDS encoding flagellar hook-associated family protein: protein MSAFISTQSISSSLRQSVLKMQTELAASETEVSTGNYADIGLSLGSETGQSVSLQAETSFLQTISDTNSSVSTRLSTIQNNLSEMQTSAQTLLNSLLATNGATTSAVTAQSTGSNSLKSLIATLNSTLNGDYIFSGINTGNAPVTDYSAANAPNKQAVDAAFAAAFGMSQTSAGVSGISGSAMQSFLNTQFASLFQGTNWTTNWSSASDQTLTNTIAPNQTENTSVTANQAAFQELTQAYVMVSDLGGQNLSQSAYQAVTNTASKLLTSAINGLTDIQAGVGVVQSSVASANSQMSLQMDILSTQVSNLESVNTYEASTRVSELQTQIETSYSLTSQLKQLSLVQFL, encoded by the coding sequence ATGAGCGCTTTCATCTCGACGCAATCGATCTCATCTTCGCTGCGCCAATCCGTCTTAAAGATGCAGACCGAGCTCGCGGCCAGCGAGACCGAGGTGTCGACCGGCAATTACGCGGACATTGGCCTAAGCCTTGGGAGCGAGACGGGTCAAAGCGTTTCACTTCAGGCCGAGACCTCTTTCTTGCAGACGATATCAGACACGAATTCCTCGGTTTCAACGCGGCTCAGCACAATTCAGAATAACCTAAGCGAGATGCAGACTTCAGCACAGACACTCCTTAATTCGCTGCTCGCCACGAATGGCGCCACGACGAGCGCGGTGACGGCTCAGTCGACGGGAAGTAACAGTCTCAAATCCTTAATTGCTACGCTCAATTCTACGCTCAATGGAGACTACATTTTTTCCGGGATAAATACCGGCAACGCGCCGGTGACTGACTACAGCGCCGCAAATGCGCCAAACAAGCAGGCGGTCGATGCTGCCTTCGCAGCGGCGTTCGGCATGTCGCAGACCAGCGCTGGTGTGTCGGGGATTAGCGGAAGCGCTATGCAGAGTTTCCTGAATACACAATTTGCTTCGCTGTTCCAAGGGACGAACTGGACAACCAATTGGTCATCGGCATCTGACCAGACGCTCACAAATACTATTGCGCCAAATCAAACCGAAAATACCTCAGTTACCGCTAATCAGGCGGCTTTTCAGGAACTGACGCAAGCCTATGTAATGGTTTCAGATCTGGGCGGCCAAAATCTCAGCCAAAGCGCATACCAGGCGGTGACTAATACGGCAAGCAAGCTTCTTACCTCCGCGATTAACGGCTTGACCGACATCCAAGCGGGGGTCGGCGTCGTTCAGTCGAGCGTCGCGAGCGCCAACAGCCAAATGTCATTACAAATGGATATTTTGTCTACGCAAGTCAGCAATCTCGAAAGCGTAAATACGTATGAAGCGTCAACACGCGTGAGTGAATTACAGACGCAAATTGAGACCTCCTATTCGCTTACGTCGCAGCTTAAACAGCTCAGCCTCGTGCAATTTCTGTAA
- the flaF gene encoding flagellar biosynthesis regulator FlaF, with protein sequence MYQLSYAESIEESTKECRERERRALDHAIALLEKAETTGPGTAVTGEALQFLCKLWKALIEDLINPENDLPDVLRGDLVSIGIWVLREADAIQAGRADGLDSLIEVCAMIRDGLK encoded by the coding sequence ATGTATCAACTGAGTTATGCTGAAAGCATCGAAGAATCGACAAAAGAATGTCGCGAGCGTGAACGCAGGGCGCTCGACCATGCCATCGCGCTTCTGGAGAAAGCGGAGACAACGGGACCCGGCACGGCGGTCACCGGGGAGGCTTTGCAATTCCTTTGCAAATTGTGGAAGGCGCTGATCGAAGACCTGATCAACCCCGAAAATGATCTACCCGATGTGCTAAGGGGCGATCTGGTTTCGATCGGAATTTGGGTTCTGCGCGAGGCGGATGCGATCCAGGCAGGGCGAGCGGATGGGCTCGACAGCCTGATTGAGGTCTGCGCCATGATCCGGGACGGTTTGAAGTAA
- the flbT gene encoding flagellar biosynthesis repressor FlbT produces MHISLRAGEKIYINGAVLCADRKVSLELLNDATFLLEAHVMKVESATTPLRQLYFIVQIMLMNPSDTVAARDMFEGSIRMIMDISGDASLLAGLSGVKTLVSNGRAFEALKAIRMLFGIEAEILAGRRHVSPTQAA; encoded by the coding sequence ATGCATATTTCCCTTCGCGCTGGTGAGAAGATCTACATTAACGGGGCTGTTCTGTGTGCAGATCGGAAGGTCTCCTTGGAGCTTCTTAATGATGCGACGTTTCTTCTTGAAGCGCATGTGATGAAGGTTGAAAGCGCAACGACGCCGCTGCGCCAGCTCTACTTTATTGTCCAAATCATGCTTATGAATCCGAGCGATACGGTGGCGGCGCGCGATATGTTTGAGGGGTCTATTCGTATGATCATGGACATTTCCGGAGATGCATCGTTGCTGGCAGGATTAAGTGGCGTCAAGACGCTGGTCAGCAATGGACGGGCATTTGAAGCGCTCAAGGCGATCCGGATGCTATTTGGAATTGAGGCGGAGATTCTGGCCGGGCGCCGGCACGTTTCGCCAACGCAGGCGGCTTAG
- the flgD gene encoding flagellar hook assembly protein FlgD gives MSVNRINTATSTPGGASTAASSATSSSATVDYNQFLQLLVAELKNQDPTSPTDPTQYMSQLASFSSVEQQVQTNSTLDALLATQSGGLVGQTVTSADGTTSGVVASVQTSTGGGATATLQNGGTVALGFGVTIGSS, from the coding sequence ATGTCAGTCAATAGGATAAACACTGCGACTTCGACGCCGGGAGGCGCTTCGACGGCGGCGTCGAGCGCCACATCAAGCTCGGCGACAGTTGACTACAATCAGTTCCTGCAGCTGCTGGTCGCTGAACTGAAGAACCAGGACCCGACGAGTCCAACTGATCCAACGCAATACATGAGCCAGCTTGCCTCATTTTCCTCCGTCGAGCAACAGGTGCAAACCAATTCGACCCTCGACGCACTGTTAGCTACTCAATCGGGTGGCCTCGTTGGCCAGACTGTGACCTCTGCGGACGGGACGACAAGCGGAGTTGTGGCCTCGGTACAAACAAGCACGGGCGGCGGCGCCACCGCGACATTACAGAACGGCGGGACGGTGGCTCTCGGGTTTGGCGTGACGATCGGTTCGTCATGA
- the fliQ gene encoding flagellar biosynthesis protein FliQ, whose product MNEADALELIRSAIWTIIVGSGPAVGAAMIVGLVIALFQALTQIQETTLTFVPKIVVIFLVLTVGAPFIGGQIYAFTERVYARIEKGF is encoded by the coding sequence ATGAATGAGGCCGACGCGCTCGAACTGATACGCTCGGCGATTTGGACCATAATCGTTGGATCTGGCCCGGCCGTCGGTGCGGCGATGATCGTCGGCCTCGTCATCGCTCTTTTTCAAGCGCTAACTCAAATTCAGGAGACTACGCTAACGTTCGTGCCGAAGATCGTCGTGATTTTCCTCGTGCTGACGGTAGGGGCGCCTTTTATAGGGGGCCAGATTTATGCTTTCACCGAACGCGTCTATGCGCGGATCGAAAAAGGCTTCTGA
- the flhA gene encoding flagellar biosynthesis protein FlhA, whose amino-acid sequence MGDIALRTSVGPKRQSARDVSFAAGIIAILSIFFLPIPAFMIDIGLAFSIALSVLILMVALWIERPLDFSAFPTVLLVATLLRLALNIATTRSILSNGSEGVTAAGYIIGGFSKLVMSGDFVIGLIVFAILMTVNFVVITKGATRIAEVGARFTLDAIPGKQMAIDADLSAGLIDDKEAQRRRRELEEESSFFGSMDGASKFVRGDAIAGLIILAVNIFGGIVIGATRHNMPLQQAADVYVKLSVGDGLVSQIPALIISLSAALLVSKGGTRGATEAAVLNQLVKYPRALSVAALLMFGMAIAPGLPFFPFAVLGSVLGFVAYEAPKRIARERQAEEARHAAAEQAAQQEVSESVKESMRSAEIELCLGKQLATRLLVSHNELAARVAKMRRKFAKQYGFVVPEIKLSDSLSVPTKGYQIKIHGTVVAAHELRIGDLLVIVGDGRRPELPGDDVREPAFGMKAVWVSQTFANELKREGVNPVDNISVLLTHLSEVIRNNLSQLLSYKDMRSLLERLGPEYKRLIDDICPSQISYSGLQAVLKLLLAERVSIRNLHLILEAIAEIAPHARRAEQVVEHVRMRIAQQICGDLMDGGSLKVLRLGNRWDLAFHQSLKRDSKGEVIEFDLDPAMVEDFGRNASAVIRERMDQGHQFVLVATPEARPYVRMVVERLFATLPVLSHLEIARGVEIKSLGSIS is encoded by the coding sequence ATGGGTGATATTGCATTGAGGACTTCGGTTGGCCCGAAGCGCCAGAGCGCGCGAGACGTCAGCTTCGCCGCAGGCATCATCGCCATTCTATCGATCTTCTTCCTTCCTATTCCGGCCTTCATGATCGATATCGGATTGGCGTTCTCGATCGCCTTATCGGTTCTCATACTGATGGTCGCCCTTTGGATTGAGCGGCCACTCGATTTCTCCGCCTTTCCGACCGTACTGCTGGTCGCAACCCTCCTGCGCCTTGCCCTCAACATAGCGACGACGCGTTCCATTCTGTCGAATGGCTCTGAGGGAGTTACGGCTGCGGGCTATATCATCGGCGGATTCTCCAAACTTGTCATGAGCGGCGACTTCGTCATTGGACTGATTGTGTTCGCGATTCTCATGACGGTGAATTTTGTGGTGATCACAAAGGGCGCGACGCGCATCGCGGAAGTTGGGGCGAGATTTACGCTCGACGCTATTCCAGGGAAGCAAATGGCAATCGATGCCGATCTGTCGGCGGGATTGATCGATGATAAAGAGGCGCAGCGCCGGCGCCGTGAACTGGAGGAGGAGAGCTCATTCTTCGGTTCAATGGACGGCGCTTCGAAATTTGTGCGCGGCGACGCAATTGCCGGATTGATCATTCTGGCGGTGAATATCTTTGGCGGCATCGTGATTGGCGCGACACGGCATAACATGCCCCTGCAGCAAGCGGCCGACGTCTACGTCAAGCTGTCGGTTGGCGACGGGTTGGTGTCGCAGATCCCAGCGCTGATTATTTCACTTTCGGCGGCGCTACTTGTGTCAAAGGGTGGCACAAGGGGTGCGACCGAGGCGGCGGTGCTTAACCAGCTTGTGAAATATCCTCGCGCGCTCTCGGTGGCTGCGCTGTTGATGTTCGGCATGGCGATTGCGCCAGGGTTGCCCTTCTTTCCATTCGCCGTTTTGGGGAGTGTTCTTGGCTTCGTCGCCTACGAGGCGCCAAAGCGTATAGCCAGGGAGCGTCAGGCGGAGGAGGCGCGACACGCGGCCGCCGAGCAGGCCGCGCAGCAGGAGGTCAGTGAATCTGTCAAGGAGTCGATGCGTTCGGCGGAAATCGAGCTCTGTCTTGGCAAACAATTGGCGACGCGCCTCCTCGTGTCCCACAATGAACTTGCCGCGCGCGTGGCGAAGATGCGACGCAAGTTTGCCAAGCAATATGGTTTCGTGGTCCCCGAAATCAAATTGTCGGATAGTCTGTCTGTTCCGACGAAAGGCTATCAGATCAAGATTCACGGCACTGTTGTAGCCGCGCATGAATTGCGGATCGGGGACCTCCTTGTCATCGTCGGCGATGGTCGCCGACCGGAACTGCCTGGCGACGACGTGCGCGAGCCGGCGTTTGGTATGAAGGCGGTATGGGTTTCGCAAACCTTCGCCAATGAGCTCAAACGGGAAGGAGTCAACCCGGTCGACAATATTTCGGTTCTGTTGACGCACCTTAGCGAAGTCATTCGCAACAATCTGTCGCAGCTCTTATCATACAAGGATATGCGGAGCCTCCTCGAACGGCTTGGGCCGGAATATAAGCGTCTAATCGATGATATCTGTCCCTCGCAGATTTCATACTCGGGGTTGCAGGCGGTGCTGAAACTTCTGCTTGCGGAGCGAGTATCGATCCGCAATCTGCATCTCATTCTGGAGGCGATCGCCGAGATCGCGCCGCATGCTCGTCGCGCGGAACAGGTCGTGGAGCATGTTCGCATGAGGATCGCGCAGCAGATCTGTGGCGATTTGATGGATGGGGGTAGTTTGAAGGTCCTTCGCCTTGGCAATCGCTGGGACCTTGCTTTCCATCAAAGCCTCAAGCGCGATTCCAAAGGCGAGGTAATCGAATTCGATCTCGATCCGGCAATGGTCGAAGATTTTGGCAGGAACGCGTCGGCGGTTATTCGGGAGCGTATGGACCAGGGGCATCAATTCGTCCTCGTCGCGACGCCTGAGGCGCGCCCCTATGTGCGCATGGTAGTAGAGCGCCTCTTCGCCACATTGCCTGTGCTTTCACATCTCGAGATAGCGCGCGGCGTTGAAATCAAATCGCTCGGCTCGATATCGTGA